The Leptospira koniambonensis sequence GAATACGCAAAGGCCACCGGGATCGCGGTACTAATGCTCGTTCTATCCTTTACGATCATGTTTGGGATTAACTATCTGCAAAACAGAGCCTCTAGGAGACTAGGATGAAAGAAGCAGAATCTGTTTGGATCCGCTTAACTCTGATCGTTTCGGTCTTAGTGCTTGCGTTCATCATTCTAATCTTACCGATCACAGTAGTTTTTTTAGAAGCATTTGCTCAAGGTTGGGACGCTTATTTACAAGGATTACAAGATAGCGACACGATCGCCGCAATGTTAATGACATTGAAGGTAGCAGCGATAGCAGTTCCTTTGAATACTGTATTCGGATTGATAGCTGCATTTCTATTAACCAGGTTCGAATTCCCAGGTAAAAATATTTTACTTACCATTATAGATTCACCTTTTGCAGTTTCCCCCGTAATATCTGGTCTTATCTTCCTATTACTTTTTGGAAAACAAGGATGGATGGGAGATGTATTAGAAGAATGGAATATTAAGATCGTATTCAATACTCCAGGCCTTGTAATAGCAACTGTGTTTATCACACTTCCTTTTGTTGCAAGAGAACTAATCCCTTTAATGCAAAGTCAGGGAAAAGAAGAAGAGGAAGCTGGGATTTTACTCGGTGCTTCTCTCTACCA is a genomic window containing:
- the cysW gene encoding sulfate ABC transporter permease subunit CysW; its protein translation is MKEAESVWIRLTLIVSVLVLAFIILILPITVVFLEAFAQGWDAYLQGLQDSDTIAAMLMTLKVAAIAVPLNTVFGLIAAFLLTRFEFPGKNILLTIIDSPFAVSPVISGLIFLLLFGKQGWMGDVLEEWNIKIVFNTPGLVIATVFITLPFVARELIPLMQSQGKEEEEAGILLGASLYQTFIKIIIPNIKWGLLYGLILCNARAMGEFGAVSVLSGHIRGKTNTLPLQIEMLYNEYNSVGAFSAASVLVFLSLLTLLLKTILERNLHRREEIVIPEELVGEKNSKKKKGPQDFQI